The following proteins are co-located in the Pseudomonas cavernae genome:
- a CDS encoding hybrid sensor histidine kinase/response regulator, translating to MDIALTQRLSFKQAGLTVLVAFILGTLLSLIQVSVDYASEDASINREIRALLEVSHNPATRIAYNIDAELAQELVAGLLRSPAVIGAEIIDNHGAILASTSRPRLESDLRILNDFLFGATRHFEDLLFIAQEPHEALGTLHLTIDTYVFGSHFLRRALLTFITGFALSLLLSLILLVLFYFMLTKPLVGVIGALSNRDPRRPNDAPLPYPAGHERDEIGELVSVTNRQLADIGHEIAQRHDAEQRLSQYLNELESIVSIRTDELQAANARLQHSNQELELARSDAVTVARARSVFLAAMSHEIRTPLNGLLGMLTLALDGPLNTEQRQQLSIAHDSGKVLVELLNDILDLSKFEAGQLELEHIAFDLGALIEETASLLSQNAAANVELTCLIDPQLPAQLLGDPTRVRQIVSNLLSNALKFTHAGRVDVRVSHSPTGVRIAVRDSGIGIPVNAQARIFQPFAQAGVDITREYGGTGLGLALTQRLCEAMHGQLSLSSQLGMGSEFYASLPLVSAQTATALPRLQGRVAALCPANSGLAELLGTLLPAWGLDYQRRDPDNTLEILDADILISDRPEPLEELRSQLRLPILLVTAYGNFIPTERASQMAPFEQLARPLARATLYQALQRALQPQQGTLDSALPSATPANGGGRVLLVEDNPVNQLVAQGMLRKMGCEVLVAAHGAQALELLEQHAIDLVLMDCNMPVMDGYEASRRIRQSGRWPDLPIIALTANALPDERERCRAAGMNDYLAKPFRREELAARLKLWLDVRKPQ from the coding sequence ATGGATATAGCGCTGACCCAACGTCTGTCGTTCAAACAGGCCGGCTTGACGGTTCTGGTAGCGTTTATCCTCGGCACCCTGCTCAGCCTGATTCAGGTGAGCGTCGATTATGCCAGCGAAGATGCCTCCATCAATCGCGAGATTCGCGCCTTGCTGGAGGTCAGCCACAACCCCGCCACCCGTATCGCCTACAACATCGACGCCGAACTGGCGCAGGAGTTGGTCGCCGGCCTGCTGCGCTCGCCGGCCGTGATCGGCGCCGAGATCATCGACAACCACGGGGCAATCCTGGCCAGCACCAGCCGACCGCGACTTGAAAGCGACCTGCGCATACTCAATGACTTTCTCTTCGGCGCCACTCGCCACTTCGAGGACTTACTGTTCATCGCCCAGGAGCCGCACGAGGCCCTCGGCACCCTGCACCTGACCATCGACACCTATGTCTTCGGCAGCCATTTCCTGCGCCGCGCCCTGCTGACCTTCATCACCGGCTTCGCCCTCAGCCTGTTGCTTTCGCTGATCCTGCTGGTGCTGTTCTATTTCATGCTGACCAAACCGCTGGTGGGGGTGATCGGCGCCCTCAGCAACCGCGACCCGCGCCGCCCCAACGACGCCCCGCTGCCCTACCCGGCCGGCCACGAGCGCGACGAAATCGGCGAACTGGTCAGCGTCACCAATCGGCAACTGGCCGACATCGGCCACGAAATCGCCCAGCGCCACGATGCCGAACAGCGCCTGAGCCAATACCTCAACGAACTGGAAAGCATCGTCTCCATCCGCACCGACGAGCTGCAAGCCGCCAACGCCCGGCTGCAGCACTCCAATCAGGAGCTGGAACTGGCGCGCAGTGACGCCGTGACGGTCGCTCGAGCCCGTTCGGTTTTTCTCGCCGCGATGAGCCATGAGATTCGCACGCCACTCAACGGCTTGCTCGGCATGCTCACCCTGGCCCTCGACGGCCCGCTGAATACCGAGCAGCGCCAGCAGCTGTCGATCGCTCACGACTCCGGCAAGGTGCTGGTGGAATTGCTCAACGACATCCTCGACCTGTCCAAGTTCGAGGCCGGGCAACTGGAGCTGGAGCACATTGCCTTCGACCTCGGCGCGTTGATCGAAGAGACCGCCAGCCTGCTGTCGCAGAACGCCGCCGCGAACGTCGAGCTGACCTGCCTGATCGACCCGCAACTGCCGGCGCAGCTGCTCGGCGACCCCACCCGAGTGCGGCAGATCGTCAGCAACCTGCTGTCCAACGCGCTGAAATTCACGCATGCCGGGCGTGTCGATGTGCGTGTCAGCCATAGCCCCACGGGCGTGCGTATCGCCGTGCGCGACAGCGGCATCGGCATCCCGGTGAACGCCCAGGCGCGTATTTTCCAGCCGTTCGCCCAGGCCGGTGTCGACATCACCCGCGAATACGGCGGCACCGGCCTCGGCCTGGCGCTGACGCAACGTCTGTGCGAAGCCATGCACGGCCAGCTCAGCCTCAGTTCGCAACTCGGCATGGGCAGTGAGTTCTACGCCAGCCTGCCACTGGTCTCGGCGCAAACCGCCACGGCACTGCCCCGCTTACAGGGCCGTGTGGCGGCGCTGTGTCCGGCCAACAGCGGCCTGGCCGAACTGCTTGGCACCCTATTGCCAGCCTGGGGCCTGGATTACCAGCGCCGCGATCCCGACAATACGCTGGAGATCCTCGACGCCGACATCTTGATCAGCGACCGCCCGGAACCGCTGGAAGAGCTGCGCTCACAGCTGCGCCTGCCGATCCTGCTGGTCACCGCCTATGGCAACTTCATCCCCACCGAGCGGGCCAGCCAGATGGCTCCCTTCGAGCAACTGGCCCGACCGCTGGCCCGCGCGACGCTCTACCAGGCATTGCAACGCGCCCTGCAACCGCAGCAAGGCACGCTCGACAGCGCCCTGCCCTCCGCCACGCCGGCCAACGGCGGCGGCCGTGTGCTGCTGGTGGAGGACAACCCGGTGAATCAACTGGTCGCCCAGGGCATGCTGCGCAAGATGGGCTGTGAAGTGCTGGTCGCCGCCCATGGAGCGCAAGCGCTGGAACTGCTGGAGCAGCACGCCATCGACCTGGTGCTGATGGACTGCAATATGCCGGTGATGGATGGTTACGAAGCGAGCCGACGCATTCGCCAGAGCGGACGCTGGCCGGACCTACCGATCATCGCCCTGACCGCCAACGCCCTGCCGGACGAGCGCGAGCGTTGCCGCGCCGCCGGCATGAACGACTATCTGGCCAAGCCCTTTCGCCGCGAGGAGCTGGCGGCGCGGCTGAAACTGTGGCTGGACGTCAGGAAGCCGCAATAA
- a CDS encoding MarR family winged helix-turn-helix transcriptional regulator, translating to MNQQSQLPTEMASLLLSDQLCFKLYAASRAVIRAYKPMLDELGLTYPQYLVMLVLWEWQQESPPQPTVKALGQRLLLDSGTLTPLLKRLQQLGLVQRQRAAADEREVHLGLTEAGRQLRERVLPLKTRLLCDSGADAQQLGELRNLVGGLLDRLIAAS from the coding sequence ATGAACCAGCAATCACAGCTGCCGACGGAGATGGCCTCGCTGCTGTTGAGCGATCAGCTGTGCTTCAAGCTGTATGCGGCCTCGCGGGCGGTGATCCGGGCTTACAAGCCGATGCTCGATGAGCTGGGGCTGACCTACCCGCAGTACCTGGTGATGCTGGTGCTTTGGGAGTGGCAGCAGGAGTCGCCGCCGCAACCGACGGTGAAGGCTCTGGGCCAGCGCTTGCTGTTGGATTCCGGGACGCTGACGCCGCTGCTCAAACGCCTGCAGCAGTTGGGCCTGGTGCAGCGCCAGCGCGCCGCCGCGGACGAGCGGGAAGTCCACCTGGGCCTGACCGAGGCGGGGCGCCAGCTACGCGAGCGAGTGTTGCCGCTGAAGACCCGGCTGCTCTGCGACAGCGGCGCCGATGCGCAGCAGCTGGGCGAGCTGCGCAACCTAGTGGGCGGCTTGCTCGATAGGCTTATTGCGGCTTCCTGA
- a CDS encoding glutathione peroxidase: MSDALLNIPCTTIKGEQKTLAEFGGKALLVVNTASECGFTPQYKGLESLWQRYKDKGLVVLGFPCNQFGKQEPGDEGAISEFCELNFGVSFPLFKKIEVNGANAHPLYVQLKQRAPGLLGSKGIKWNFTKFLLDANGKQIKRFAPATKPEDLAAEIEALLQ; encoded by the coding sequence ATGAGCGATGCACTCCTCAACATCCCGTGCACCACCATCAAGGGCGAGCAGAAGACCCTCGCCGAGTTCGGTGGCAAGGCGCTGCTGGTGGTCAATACCGCCAGCGAGTGTGGCTTCACTCCGCAGTACAAGGGGCTGGAAAGCCTCTGGCAGCGGTACAAGGACAAAGGCTTGGTGGTGCTCGGCTTTCCCTGCAACCAGTTCGGCAAGCAGGAGCCGGGCGACGAGGGCGCCATCAGCGAGTTCTGCGAGCTGAACTTCGGCGTCAGCTTCCCGCTGTTCAAGAAGATCGAGGTCAACGGTGCCAATGCCCACCCCCTGTATGTGCAGCTGAAGCAGCGCGCCCCGGGCCTGCTGGGCAGTAAGGGCATCAAGTGGAACTTCACCAAGTTCCTGCTCGATGCTAATGGCAAGCAGATCAAGCGTTTCGCCCCCGCCACCAAGCCGGAAGACCTGGCGGCCGAGATCGAAGCGCTGCTGCAATGA
- the msrB gene encoding peptide-methionine (R)-S-oxide reductase MsrB, translated as MDKLEKPLETWREELSDTQFHICRLGGTERAFTGEYHATKTPGLYRCACCGTALFDSDAKYDSGSGWPSYFQPVSSEAIASKDDLSHGMHRIEVKCGKCDAHLGHVFPDGPAPTGLRYCINSASLKLEPRG; from the coding sequence ATGGATAAGCTCGAGAAACCCCTGGAAACCTGGCGCGAGGAGCTCTCCGACACGCAGTTCCATATCTGCCGGCTGGGCGGTACGGAGCGGGCGTTCACCGGCGAGTATCACGCCACCAAGACACCGGGGCTCTATCGCTGCGCCTGCTGCGGCACGGCGCTGTTCGATTCGGACGCCAAGTACGATTCCGGTAGCGGTTGGCCGAGCTACTTCCAGCCGGTTTCCAGCGAGGCGATTGCCAGCAAGGACGACTTAAGCCACGGCATGCACCGCATCGAAGTCAAATGCGGCAAGTGCGATGCCCACCTCGGCCATGTGTTTCCCGACGGCCCGGCACCCACGGGCCTGCGCTACTGCATCAACTCGGCCTCGCTGAAGCTCGAGCCCCGCGGCTAG
- a CDS encoding pyridoxal phosphate-dependent aminotransferase, whose product MQVSKSNKLANVCYDIRGPVLKHAKRLEEEGHRILKLNIGNPAPFGFEAPDEILQDVIRNLPTAQGYSDSKGLFSARKAVMQYYQQKQVEGVGIEDIYLGNGVSELIVMAMQALLNNGDEVLIPAPDYPLWTASVALAGGNPVHYLCDEQANWWPDLDDIKAKITPNTKAMVIINPNNPTGAVYSKEVLEGMVELARQHNLVLFSDEIYDKILYDEAVHISTASLAPDVLCLTFNGLSKSYRVAGFRSGWVAISGPKHRAQSYIEGLDILANMRLCANVPSQHAIQTALGGYQSINDLVLPNGRLLEQRNRAWELLNDIPGVSCVKPMGALYAFPKIDPKVCPIHNDEKFVLDLLLSEKLLIVQGTAFNWPWPDHFRVVTLPRVDDLEQAIGRIGHFLKSYSQ is encoded by the coding sequence ATGCAGGTCAGCAAATCCAATAAGCTCGCCAATGTCTGCTACGACATTCGCGGCCCGGTGCTCAAGCACGCCAAACGCCTGGAAGAGGAAGGCCACCGCATCCTCAAGCTGAACATCGGCAACCCGGCGCCGTTCGGTTTCGAAGCGCCGGACGAGATCCTCCAGGACGTGATCCGCAACCTGCCGACCGCCCAGGGCTACAGCGACTCCAAGGGCCTGTTCAGCGCGCGCAAGGCAGTGATGCAGTACTACCAGCAGAAGCAGGTGGAAGGCGTCGGTATCGAGGACATCTACCTCGGCAACGGCGTTTCCGAGCTGATCGTGATGGCCATGCAGGCGCTGCTCAACAACGGCGACGAAGTGCTGATCCCGGCCCCGGACTACCCACTGTGGACGGCATCCGTGGCGCTGGCCGGCGGCAATCCGGTGCACTACCTGTGCGACGAGCAAGCCAACTGGTGGCCCGATCTCGACGACATCAAGGCCAAGATCACCCCCAACACCAAGGCCATGGTGATCATCAACCCGAACAACCCGACCGGCGCCGTGTATTCCAAGGAAGTGCTGGAGGGCATGGTCGAACTGGCCCGCCAGCACAACCTGGTGCTGTTCTCCGACGAGATCTACGACAAGATTCTCTACGACGAGGCCGTGCACATCTCCACCGCTTCGCTGGCACCGGACGTGCTGTGCCTGACCTTCAACGGCCTGTCCAAGTCCTACCGGGTGGCCGGTTTCCGCTCCGGCTGGGTGGCGATTTCCGGGCCCAAGCACCGGGCCCAGAGCTACATCGAGGGCCTGGACATCCTCGCCAACATGCGCCTGTGCGCCAACGTGCCGAGCCAGCATGCGATTCAGACCGCGTTGGGCGGCTACCAGAGCATCAACGACCTGGTGCTGCCCAACGGCCGCCTGCTGGAACAGCGCAACCGCGCCTGGGAACTGCTCAACGACATCCCCGGGGTCAGCTGCGTCAAGCCGATGGGCGCGCTCTACGCCTTCCCGAAGATCGATCCGAAGGTCTGCCCGATCCACAACGACGAGAAATTCGTCCTCGACCTGCTGCTGTCCGAGAAGCTGTTGATCGTCCAAGGCACCGCCTTCAACTGGCCGTGGCCGGACCACTTCCGCGTGGTCACCCTACCGCGCGTGGACGATCTGGAGCAGGCGATCGGCCGCATCGGCCACTTCCTCAAGTCCTACAGCCAGTAA
- the htpX gene encoding protease HtpX, with protein sequence MMRILLFLATNLAVILIASITLSLLGFDGFMAANGVDLNLQQLLVFCGVFGFAGSLFSLFISKWMAKMGTGTQIISQPRTRHEQWLLQTVEELAREAGIKMPEVGIFPAYESNAFATGWNKNDALVAVSQGLLERFSPDEVKAVLAHEIGHVANGDMVTLALIQGVVNTFVMFFARIFGNFIDKVVFKSEEGHGPAFYIATIVAELVLGILASAIVMWFSRRREFRADEAGAHLAGTGSMINALQRLRAEQGVPVHMPDTLTAFGINGGIKHGLKRLFMSHPPLEERIEALRRRG encoded by the coding sequence ATGATGCGCATCCTGCTGTTCCTGGCCACCAACCTGGCGGTGATCCTGATCGCCAGCATCACCCTCAGCCTGCTCGGCTTCGACGGGTTCATGGCGGCTAACGGGGTCGATCTGAATCTCCAGCAGTTGCTGGTGTTCTGCGGCGTGTTCGGCTTCGCCGGCTCGCTGTTCTCGCTGTTCATCTCCAAGTGGATGGCGAAGATGGGCACCGGCACCCAGATCATCAGCCAACCGCGCACCCGCCACGAACAATGGCTGCTGCAAACCGTCGAGGAGCTGGCCCGCGAAGCCGGGATCAAGATGCCGGAAGTCGGCATCTTCCCTGCCTACGAATCCAACGCCTTCGCCACCGGCTGGAACAAGAACGACGCCCTGGTCGCCGTCAGTCAGGGCCTGCTCGAGCGTTTCTCGCCGGATGAAGTGAAGGCCGTGCTGGCCCACGAAATCGGCCACGTGGCCAACGGCGACATGGTCACCTTGGCGCTGATCCAGGGCGTGGTGAACACCTTCGTGATGTTCTTCGCGCGGATCTTCGGCAACTTCATCGACAAGGTGGTGTTCAAGAGCGAAGAGGGCCACGGCCCGGCCTTCTACATCGCCACCATCGTCGCCGAACTGGTCCTCGGCATTCTCGCCAGCGCCATCGTCATGTGGTTCTCGCGGCGCCGCGAATTCCGTGCCGACGAAGCCGGCGCTCACCTCGCCGGCACCGGCTCGATGATCAATGCCCTGCAGCGCCTGCGCGCCGAACAGGGTGTGCCGGTGCACATGCCCGACACCCTGACCGCCTTCGGCATCAACGGCGGCATCAAGCACGGGCTGAAGCGCCTGTTCATGAGCCACCCGCCGCTGGAAGAGCGCATCGAAGCGCTGCGTCGCCGCGGCTGA
- a CDS encoding DODA-type extradiol aromatic ring-opening family dioxygenase → MLPSLFISHGSPMLALQPGASGPALARLAAELPKPRAILVVSAHWESRELLLSSAAKPTTWHDFRGFPAELYSLDYPAPGSPQLAEEAAALLREHGLAARLDEQRPFDHGTWVPLSLMYPAADIPVVQLSLPSQLGPAFQTRVGRALAALRAQGVLLIGSGSITHNLGELDWHAGPEVITPWAKAFRDWIVEQLARDDEAALHDYRRLAPAAARNHPSDEHLLPLYFARGAGQRFSLVHEGFTLGALGMDIYRFD, encoded by the coding sequence ATGCTGCCCAGTCTGTTCATCTCCCACGGCTCACCGATGCTGGCCCTGCAACCAGGCGCCAGCGGCCCGGCGTTGGCGCGCCTGGCCGCCGAGTTACCGAAACCGCGCGCCATCCTGGTGGTTTCCGCCCACTGGGAAAGCCGTGAACTGCTGCTCAGCAGCGCCGCTAAACCGACCACCTGGCACGACTTTCGCGGCTTCCCGGCCGAGCTCTACAGCCTCGACTACCCGGCCCCCGGCTCGCCGCAGCTGGCCGAGGAAGCCGCCGCCCTGCTGCGTGAGCACGGCCTGGCGGCCCGCCTCGATGAGCAACGCCCGTTCGACCACGGCACCTGGGTGCCGCTGTCGCTGATGTACCCGGCCGCCGACATCCCGGTCGTGCAGCTGTCGCTGCCCAGCCAGCTCGGCCCGGCTTTCCAGACCCGCGTCGGCCGCGCCCTCGCCGCCCTGCGCGCGCAGGGTGTGCTGCTGATCGGCTCCGGCAGCATCACCCACAACCTCGGCGAACTCGACTGGCACGCCGGCCCGGAGGTGATCACGCCCTGGGCCAAGGCGTTCCGCGACTGGATAGTGGAACAGCTCGCCCGCGACGACGAAGCCGCCCTGCACGACTACCGCCGCCTGGCGCCCGCCGCCGCGCGCAACCATCCGAGCGACGAACACCTGCTGCCACTGTATTTCGCCCGCGGCGCCGGCCAGCGCTTCAGCCTGGTGCATGAGGGCTTCACCCTCGGCGCGTTGGGCATGGATATCTACCGTTTCGACTGA
- a CDS encoding DEAD/DEAH box helicase: protein MGLCGFRGRPMTQVSGGFAALELHPNIVAAVVATGYEEPSAIQAQSIPVILAGHDMIGQAQTGTGKTAAFALPILSRIDPAKREPQALILAPTRELALQVATAFETYAKQMPGVNVIAVYGGAPMGPQLKAIRNGAQIVVATPGRLVDHLRRDEKVLSTIQHLVLDEADEMLKLGFMDDLEVIFAAMPETRQTVLFSATLPHSIRAIAEKHLRNPKHVKIETKTQTVTAIEQAHLLVHADQKHSAVLRLLEVEEFDALIAFVRTKQATLDLASALEAKGYKAAALNGDIAQNQRERVIDSLKDGRLDIVVATDVAARGLDVPRITHVFNVDMPYDPESYVHRIGRTGRAGREGRALLLVTPRERRMLQVIERVTGQKVDEVRLPNSQQVLDARIKKLTNSLRPLVADAEASHGDLLDRLTSEIGCSPRALAAALLRKATNGQALSLAEVEREQPLVPSSAPRAARPERSERSGELRERRAPVPLAEGRARCRTALGTRDGIAARNLLGAILNEGGLTREEIGRIQVRESFSLVELPEEGLERLLGKLKDTRVGGKQLKLRRYRED from the coding sequence ATGGGTCTTTGCGGATTTAGAGGCAGACCCATGACCCAAGTATCCGGCGGATTCGCCGCGCTCGAGCTCCATCCCAATATTGTTGCCGCCGTCGTTGCGACCGGCTACGAAGAGCCCTCTGCGATCCAGGCCCAGTCGATTCCGGTGATCCTCGCCGGCCACGACATGATCGGCCAGGCGCAGACCGGTACCGGCAAGACCGCCGCCTTCGCGCTGCCGATTCTGAGCCGCATCGACCCGGCCAAGCGCGAGCCGCAGGCGCTGATCCTGGCGCCGACCCGCGAGCTGGCCCTGCAGGTGGCCACCGCGTTCGAAACCTACGCCAAGCAAATGCCGGGGGTGAATGTCATCGCCGTGTATGGCGGCGCGCCCATGGGCCCGCAGCTGAAGGCCATCCGCAATGGTGCGCAGATTGTCGTCGCCACGCCGGGTCGCCTGGTCGACCACCTGCGCCGTGACGAGAAGGTGCTGTCCACCATTCAGCATCTGGTCCTCGACGAAGCCGACGAAATGCTCAAGCTCGGCTTCATGGATGACCTCGAGGTCATCTTCGCCGCCATGCCGGAGACCCGCCAGACCGTACTGTTCTCGGCCACCTTGCCGCATTCGATTCGCGCCATTGCCGAGAAGCATCTGCGCAATCCAAAGCACGTCAAGATCGAAACCAAGACCCAGACCGTGACCGCCATCGAGCAGGCCCACCTGCTGGTGCATGCCGATCAGAAGCATTCGGCCGTGCTGCGCCTGCTGGAAGTCGAAGAGTTCGACGCGCTGATCGCCTTCGTGCGTACCAAGCAAGCCACCCTGGATCTGGCCTCGGCGCTGGAAGCCAAGGGCTACAAGGCCGCTGCGTTGAACGGCGACATCGCCCAGAACCAGCGTGAGCGGGTGATCGACTCGCTGAAAGATGGCCGTCTGGACATCGTCGTCGCCACCGACGTCGCCGCCCGTGGCCTGGACGTACCGCGCATCACCCACGTGTTCAACGTCGACATGCCGTACGACCCGGAATCCTACGTGCACCGCATCGGTCGCACCGGCCGTGCCGGTCGTGAAGGCCGCGCCCTGTTGCTGGTGACGCCGCGCGAGCGGCGGATGCTGCAAGTGATCGAGCGCGTGACCGGGCAGAAAGTCGACGAAGTGCGCCTGCCCAACTCGCAACAAGTGCTGGATGCGCGGATCAAGAAGCTCACCAACAGCCTGCGCCCGTTGGTGGCCGATGCGGAAGCCAGCCATGGTGACCTGCTCGACCGTCTGACCAGCGAGATCGGTTGCAGCCCGCGTGCCCTGGCCGCGGCCCTGCTGCGCAAGGCCACCAACGGTCAGGCGCTGAGCCTGGCTGAGGTCGAGCGCGAGCAGCCGCTGGTGCCGAGCAGCGCCCCGCGCGCCGCCCGCCCCGAGCGCAGCGAACGCAGTGGCGAACTTCGCGAGCGCCGCGCGCCGGTACCGCTGGCCGAAGGTCGCGCCCGTTGCCGCACCGCGCTGGGCACCCGTGACGGCATCGCCGCGCGCAACCTGCTCGGCGCCATCCTCAACGAAGGCGGTCTGACCCGCGAAGAGATCGGCCGCATTCAGGTGCGCGAATCCTTCAGCCTGGTCGAGTTGCCGGAAGAGGGCCTGGAGCGCCTGCTCGGCAAGCTCAAGGACACCCGTGTCGGTGGCAAGCAGCTGAAGCTGCGCCGCTATCGCGAGGATTGA
- a CDS encoding crotonase/enoyl-CoA hydratase family protein yields the protein MTQSSSGRVSREKRGHIMLIGVDRSAKRNAFDLDLLNDFCLAYGEFERDSEARVAVVFAHGEHFTAGLDLAQIGPSFAAGWTPPAGACDPWGVFGGPRVSKPVIVAVQGYCYTIGIELMLASDINLCASNTRFAQMEVQRGIFPFAGATLRLYQTAGWGNAMRWLLTGDEFDAHEAYRIGLVQEVLASEDLLPRALYLAERIAAQAPLGVQATLASARQAVREGEAAAVRSFATTVPQLMASEDAEEGVRAMQERRPGVFKGR from the coding sequence ATGACTCAAAGCTCCAGCGGCCGTGTCAGCCGGGAAAAACGGGGGCACATCATGCTCATCGGCGTCGATCGCAGCGCCAAGCGCAACGCCTTCGACCTCGACCTGCTGAACGACTTCTGCCTGGCCTACGGCGAGTTCGAGCGCGACAGCGAGGCCCGCGTCGCCGTGGTGTTCGCCCATGGCGAGCACTTCACCGCCGGCCTCGACCTGGCCCAGATCGGCCCCAGCTTCGCCGCCGGCTGGACTCCTCCTGCAGGCGCCTGCGACCCCTGGGGCGTATTTGGCGGGCCGCGGGTGAGCAAGCCGGTGATAGTCGCCGTGCAGGGCTATTGCTACACCATAGGCATCGAACTGATGCTGGCTTCGGACATCAACCTGTGCGCCAGCAACACGCGCTTCGCCCAGATGGAAGTGCAGCGCGGCATCTTCCCCTTTGCCGGCGCCACCCTGCGCCTGTACCAGACCGCCGGCTGGGGCAACGCCATGCGCTGGCTGCTCACCGGCGACGAGTTCGATGCGCATGAAGCCTACCGCATCGGCCTGGTGCAGGAAGTGCTGGCCAGCGAGGACCTGCTGCCGCGCGCCCTGTACCTGGCCGAACGCATCGCCGCGCAGGCGCCGCTCGGCGTGCAGGCGACCCTGGCCTCGGCGCGCCAGGCGGTGCGCGAGGGCGAGGCGGCCGCCGTGCGCAGCTTCGCCACCACGGTGCCGCAGCTGATGGCCAGCGAAGACGCCGAGGAAGGCGTGCGTGCCATGCAGGAACGCCGTCCCGGGGTATTCAAGGGGCGTTGA